Proteins encoded in a region of the Candidatus Goldiibacteriota bacterium genome:
- a CDS encoding DEAD/DEAH box helicase family protein gives MSTENQTRKELIDRQINEAGWDVNNPTQVQTEFDITIPDMVTETPAPYGGHQFSDYVLLGKNALPVAVIEAKKTSKDASIGREQAKQYCENIQKQYGGSLPFCFYTNGLEIYFWDIGNYPPRKVYGYPTRDDLERMAHIREYKKHLADEMINTNIAGRDYQIRSIRAVMEGIQKKQRNFLLVMATGTGKTRTCIALVDALMKSGWVERTLFLVDRIALQEQALHAFKEHLPNEPRWPKTGEREISKDRRVYVSTYQTMINIIREKQLSPHFFDLVVIDESHRSIYNTYGEVIEYFKAINIGLTATPTDAIDHNTFKLFNCEDGLPTFAYTYEEAVNNNPPYLCDFEVMKIHTRFQDDGISKRTISLDDQMRLMAEGKEIEEINYEGTELEKTVINKGTNSLIVRQFMEECIKDKSGVLPGKTIFFCASMSHARRMEQIIDAMYPEHKGELAKVIVSDDPRVYGKGGLLDQFKNNDMPRIALSVDMLDTGIDIRELVNLVFAKPVFSYTKFWQMIGRGTRLLEQDKMKPWCTQKDKFLILDCWDNFEYFKINPKGKSIAQQIPLPVRFAGIRIDKIAKAIEKGYADISVKEVIKLRQKINELPENSIIIKEAATELNKISDDNFWVKLTPEKLGFLKNSIMPLFRTVSQVDFKSMRFEKDLLEASLARLSGEEEKYEALKDSITEIISELPLSVNIVAKHKELIEKTQSNNFWAAATDGDFDEVAEKLSALMKFRDGQINTTGPEKFDLKDEVAVKEMVEFGPKHEAVSVSRYKEMVEKLINQLTETNPILQKIKEGREVSAKEAEILAQTLHNEHPHITEELLKSVYRNRKAKLLQFIRHILGLEKLDTFSNTVSMAFDTFIKNHTYLSVAQLQFLDVLKNFILEKETLQKRDLIEAPFTILHPQGIRGVFQPSEIDEIVEFTKGLVN, from the coding sequence TTGAGCACAGAAAATCAGACGCGTAAAGAGCTTATAGACAGGCAAATAAACGAAGCCGGATGGGATGTAAACAACCCAACCCAGGTTCAAACCGAATTTGATATAACAATCCCGGATATGGTCACCGAAACTCCCGCGCCTTATGGCGGGCATCAGTTCAGCGATTACGTGCTTTTAGGTAAAAACGCCTTGCCTGTTGCGGTTATTGAAGCAAAGAAAACGTCAAAAGACGCGTCTATAGGGCGCGAGCAGGCGAAACAATACTGCGAAAATATTCAAAAACAGTATGGCGGAAGCCTGCCTTTCTGTTTTTATACAAACGGCCTTGAGATTTATTTTTGGGACATAGGAAATTACCCTCCAAGAAAAGTATATGGATACCCGACCCGCGATGATTTAGAGCGCATGGCGCATATCAGGGAATATAAAAAACACCTTGCCGATGAAATGATAAACACCAATATTGCGGGCAGGGATTATCAGATACGCTCTATCAGGGCGGTTATGGAAGGCATACAGAAAAAACAAAGGAACTTTCTGCTTGTAATGGCAACAGGCACAGGCAAGACAAGGACCTGCATAGCGCTGGTTGACGCGCTTATGAAATCCGGATGGGTGGAACGGACATTATTTCTGGTGGACAGAATCGCGCTGCAGGAGCAGGCTTTGCATGCTTTTAAGGAACATCTGCCAAACGAACCCCGCTGGCCAAAGACAGGGGAGCGTGAAATATCAAAAGACAGGCGCGTTTATGTAAGCACTTATCAGACCATGATTAACATAATAAGGGAAAAGCAGCTTTCACCGCACTTTTTTGACCTTGTGGTAATAGACGAAAGCCACCGTTCCATATACAACACATACGGAGAAGTGATTGAATACTTTAAAGCCATTAACATAGGCTTAACAGCCACGCCGACAGACGCCATAGACCATAATACGTTTAAACTGTTTAACTGCGAAGACGGGCTGCCTACATTTGCATACACCTACGAAGAAGCGGTTAATAATAACCCGCCGTATTTATGTGATTTTGAAGTTATGAAAATACATACCAGGTTTCAGGATGACGGTATAAGCAAAAGGACAATTTCCCTTGATGACCAGATGCGCCTGATGGCAGAGGGCAAAGAAATAGAAGAAATTAATTACGAAGGCACAGAACTTGAAAAAACAGTTATTAATAAAGGCACAAACTCCCTTATAGTAAGGCAGTTTATGGAAGAATGCATAAAGGATAAAAGCGGCGTGCTGCCCGGTAAGACAATATTCTTTTGCGCTTCAATGTCGCATGCCCGCAGGATGGAACAGATAATTGACGCGATGTATCCGGAGCACAAGGGAGAACTTGCAAAAGTAATAGTATCAGATGACCCGCGCGTATACGGCAAAGGCGGGCTTTTAGACCAGTTTAAAAATAATGATATGCCAAGAATAGCCCTAAGTGTGGATATGCTGGACACTGGTATAGATATAAGAGAGCTTGTAAATTTAGTTTTTGCCAAACCGGTATTTTCATACACCAAATTCTGGCAGATGATAGGCCGCGGCACAAGGCTGCTTGAACAGGATAAAATGAAGCCGTGGTGCACCCAAAAAGACAAATTCCTTATCCTTGACTGCTGGGATAACTTTGAATATTTTAAGATAAACCCAAAAGGCAAATCCATAGCTCAGCAGATACCGCTTCCTGTGCGCTTTGCGGGGATAAGAATAGATAAGATTGCAAAGGCGATAGAAAAAGGGTATGCGGATATATCTGTAAAAGAAGTTATAAAATTAAGGCAAAAGATAAATGAACTGCCTGAAAACTCCATAATAATAAAAGAAGCGGCTACAGAGCTTAATAAAATATCAGATGATAATTTCTGGGTAAAGCTGACGCCTGAAAAACTGGGTTTTTTAAAGAATTCAATTATGCCGCTGTTTCGGACGGTTTCGCAGGTTGATTTTAAATCCATGCGTTTTGAAAAAGACCTGCTTGAAGCGTCGCTTGCCAGGCTGTCCGGTGAAGAAGAAAAATACGAAGCTTTAAAAGACAGTATTACAGAAATTATAAGCGAGCTTCCGCTGTCTGTTAATATTGTGGCAAAACACAAAGAACTGATTGAAAAAACACAGTCTAATAACTTTTGGGCGGCGGCAACAGATGGTGATTTTGATGAAGTGGCGGAAAAGCTGTCCGCTCTTATGAAGTTTAGGGACGGGCAGATAAATACAACAGGCCCGGAAAAGTTTGATTTAAAAGATGAAGTGGCGGTCAAGGAAATGGTTGAATTCGGGCCAAAACACGAAGCCGTAAGCGTAAGCAGGTATAAAGAAATGGTGGAAAAGCTTATAAATCAGCTGACTGAAACAAATCCGATACTTCAGAAAATTAAAGAAGGCAGGGAAGTTTCGGCAAAGGAAGCTGAAATACTTGCACAAACGCTTCATAACGAACACCCGCATATAACGGAAGAACTGCTTAAAAGTGTATACAGAAACCGCAAGGCAAAACTTCTGCAGTTTATAAGGCATATATTGGGGCTTGAAAAACTGGATACTTTTTCCAATACGGTTTCAATGGCGTTTGATACCTTTATAAAAAATCATACTTATTTAAGTGTTGCCCAGCTGCAGTTTCTGGATGTATTAAAGAATTTCATACTTGAAAAAGAAACACTGCAAAAGCGCGACCTTATAGAAGCGCCTTTTACAATACTGCATCCGCAGGGTATAAGGGGCGTGTTTCAGCCCTCTGAAATAGACGAAATAGTTGAATTCACAAAAGGATTGGTGAACTGA